In Gigantopelta aegis isolate Gae_Host chromosome 2, Gae_host_genome, whole genome shotgun sequence, the sequence CACCATAGTTACACCGCGTAAATGGTTTATTCGGGGGTCCCATACATCACCATAGTTACACCGCGTAAATGGTTTATTCGGGGGTCCCATACATCACCATAGTTACACCGCGTAAATGGTTTACTCGGGGGTCCCATACATCACCATAGTTACACCGCGTAAATGGTTTACTCGGGGGTCCCATACATCACCATAGTTACACCGCGTAAATGGTTTACTCGGGGGTCCCATACATCACCATAGTTACACCGCGTAAATGGTTTACTCGTGGGTCCCATACATCACCATAGTTACACCGCGTAAATGGTTTACTCGGGGGTCCCATACATCACCATAGTTACACGGCGTAAATGGTTTACTCGTGGGTCCCATACATCACCATAGTTACACCGCGTAAATGGTTTACTCGTGGGTCCCATACATCACCATAGTTACACCGCGTAAATGGTTTATTCGGGGGTCCCATACATCACCATAGTTACACCGCGTAAATGGTTTATTCGGGGGTCCCATACATCACCATAGTTACACCGCGTAAATGGTTTATTCGGGGGTCCCATACATCACCATAGTTACACCGCGTAAATGGTTTATTCGGGGGTCCCATACATCACCATAGTTACACAGCGTAAATGGTTTATTCGGGGGTCCCATACATCACCATAGTTACACCGCGTAAATGGTTTATTCGTGGGTCCCATACATCACCATAGTTACACAGCGTAAATGGTTTATTCGGGGGTCCCATACATCACCATAGTTACACCGCGTAAATGGTTTATTCGGGGGTCCCATACATCACCATAGTTACACCGCGTAAATGGTTTATTCGGGGGTCCCATACATCACCATAGTTACACACCGCGTAAATGGTTTATTCGTGGGTCCCATACATCACCATAGTTACACCGCGTAAATGGTTTATTCGGGGGTCCCATACATCACCATAGTTACACCGCGTAAATGGTTTATTCGGGGGTCCCATACATCACCATAGTTACACCGCGTAAATGGTTTATTCGTGGGTCCCATACATCACCATAGTTACACCGCGTAAATGGTTTATTCGGGGGTCCCATACATCACCATAGTTACACCGCGTAAATGGTTTATTCGGGGGTCCCATACATCACCATAGTTACACCGCGTAAATGGTTTATTCGGGGGTCCCATACATCACCATAGTTACACCGCGTAAATGGTTTATTCGGGGGTCCCATACATCACCATAGTTACACCGCGTAAATGGTTTATTCGGGGGTCCCATACATCACCATAGTTACACCGCGTAAATGGTTTATTCGGGGGTCCCATACATCACCATAGTTACACCGCGTAAATGGTTTATTCGTGGGTCCCATACATCACCATAGTTACACAGCGTAAATGGTTTATTCGGGGGTCCCATACATCACCATAGTTACACCGCGTAAATGGTTTATTCGGGGGTCCCATACATCACCATAGTTACACAGCGTAAATGGTTTATTCGGGGGTCCCATACATCACCATAGTTACACAGCGTAAATGGTTTATTCGGGGGTCCCATACATCACCATAGTTACACAGCGTAAATGGTTTATTCGGGGGTCCCATACATCACCATAGTTACACAGCGTAAATGGTTTATTCGGGGGTCCCATACATCACCATAGTTACACCGCGTAAATGGTTTATTCGTGGGTCCCATACATCACCATAGTTACACCGCGTAAATGGTTTATTCGGGGGTCCCATACATCACCATAGTTACACGGCGTAAATGGTTTATTCGGGGGTCCCATACATCACCATAGTTACACGGCGTAAATGGTTTATTCGTGGGTCCCATACATCACCATAGTTACACGGCGTAAATGGTTTATTCGTGGGTCCCATACATCACCATAGTTACACGGCGTAAATGGTTTATTCGTGGGTCCCATACATCACCATAGTTACACGGCGTAAATGGTTTATTCGGGGGTCCCATACATCACCATAGTTACACCGCGTAAATGGTTTATTCGGGGGTCCCATACATCACCATAGTTACACCGCGTAAATGGTTTATTCGGGGGTCCCATACATCACCATAGTTACACCGCGTAAATGGTTTATTCGGGGGTCCCATACATCACCATAGTTACACCGCGTAAATGGTCCTTGTTTTGTTTGGAAATGAAGGaacaaaaggaaggaaatgttttatttaacgacacactaaacacattttatttacggttatattgcggcagaccacacagatattgagagaggaaacccgctgtcgccacttcatgggctactcttttcgattagcagcaagagatcttttatatgcaccatcccacagacaggaatgaatgaatgaatgaatgtttaacgacatcccagcacgaaaaatacatcggctattgggtgtcaaactatggtaatgcaaataaataaagtgatgatcaacatcaatataaaaattcaaggtttaaacaaaaacagtgtaaagaactgtacaaaaatacaaatacaaatatcacagaattttacggacactgaattttactctaaaacttcaatttgtgctgtattggccattctcaaagagaatgttacacccctgcaccacggtgaggttacagcacgcgcaggggcacagacaggataccacggcctttgtttcaccagttgtggagcactggctggaacgagaaatagtccaatgggtccaccgataaAGGAACAGAAGTCACAAGTTGGTTTGTaggttgttctttttttttcttttttttttcagcaggtaataataatatatgattatGTCACAAAACTGAGTTTTTGCTCTGTTagagaacttcaaggcgtgtggacagaatctgttctccccgagtctTATCAAGGGTAAATTATCCGTATTTATAACGCATACTAAACACGTATCcatgttgtagttgtagtttatttactttaagccGTGTGGCTCATAAGCATACACTTATATACAATAGTATAAgtcatatataaacaatcatcagcataaacataaacaagtgAATGTGTATTTGAAGGAGTATATAAGTTGCggtcttaaagagacattcccgagtctgctgcattgtaagatgttttcgactaataaactatttctacgattaaacttacatattaaatatattttcttgtttagaatatcagtgtctgtatattcaatgtgtttcttatcgtcttaatatttgtaagaagcccaaattggattttgtcttcaaataagttcatacgtaagaaaaaaaaatatattttaggaaataaaatgaaatttaacctagtacaaaaattaaaaggacCAGataaacgtttaatatacagccactaatagtttatgtattacaatcgttaaaaagtatctgttagtcgataacatcttaaacatttcagcaaactcaggaatattcCTTTAAATgtaatgcatattttaaatatgttccaAGGTTACAAAGTTGTTTTCTATTCTGAACAGAaagtaattgtattaatttaaaaacagacgGTCTTAACCAGTAGTATTTCTTTACATACAATATGCGAATATGAAACTACAAcggaaattaaaataaaataaaattcatcttcAGTGTTATCCCGATTACATATACGACATTTTCTCTGTGATCGTTTAGTTCCACAATACTTTCCTTGTTCAATGAGTAATTGGTGCGATGAAACATGAACTTTTGTAATAAGAGATGAATAACAAATACCGTAGGTTATGATATCCTCagataatattgtaaacaaaaggTATCTGTTAAATgtcttaaaatattacattttgttgaatttttCAACAATTTGTCTAGTTCTTACAGTGATCTGACAGGCGCATGTTAATTCTTTTTATAACTAGTACATGATTATCAACTTGCTGATTAAACCATACATCTTCAAAtccaaaagaaaataataaatctttTACATGGTGTAGCCAATCAAAAGTTTCCTGGCTTTGTAACATATCATCATATATTGATTTTaagataaaattatttgtttctaaaagcttcaaccaatatttaacaattcGTCGAAATGGACACATCTTTTCCAAGCTGTAACAGGTTTAACGACAgcaaatatgattaaatatggagattattatattcagctaaaaataacaacaattaaaaataatttttggaaagATGTGTTACAAAGCTGGCTTACCATTCAACAGAAAGAAACGCGTGATAATAATGAAGATGTAATGAGCCTAAAAATGTGGTACAAtagcaaaatttaaaaaaaacccggcaaaccttttatttatatgaagtATTTGATAAAAGgcataatatttattcaagatCTAATAGACGAAAATGGGACATTAATGAATTACAATACTTTCATAGcaaaatatcaagtacaatccaattttttagaatatgcttctttaatcagagccattaaattatatatttgtaaaacaacaacatcaaacaACCAAAGTTGTAACACTGTTTGCAACCCGATTCTTccgttatttttaaaagatacaaaCCTAAGTAAGCAAATATACGCAATATTAAATCGCACTACAATAGTTCCTACGTCCCCCAAAAAGATATATTTCAGTATTGGGGTTTGACTTCACTTCACAAGTATGGGGAAAGTATTATGCTCTACCATTCAAAACTATTAAAGACCCATctttattatggtttcagtataaaattttacacaggataacagctacaaatatatttctaaataaaataaaatgttgattcTAATATTTGCGATTTTTGCCACCCTATGCCAGAAACACtggaacacttattttatgagTGCTCTAAAGTTACTATCCTATGGAAAGCAGTAGAAGAATGGGCATTAAAAAAGGTGAAACATTTCAGTTGGATAAAACATGGTTTTATTTGGTATCATAACAAAaaagcattgttttattaattggtccattattaatattacgtattatatatatagaacgaaattacaaaagatcagattaaataaaaacgcaATGCTAAGATTCGttattgataaaatacagattgaaaaatatatcttttataaaAATTGCCTGTATAAAGACTGATTATCAGTGGGAACCTTGGCAGCAGTTcctcaaacaaattgtataaattcatgtataaacttattaataacaaaatatatgaataagctaataaacatacttttatgcaaaatatcgcCAGTTCGGAAAACGTATCTCGACTTtctataatttcttttctttttaagatcgcattgatcttatttatctttcaagaatttttttttcttttttcttcttctctcacTCTTTGTTTCTATTTCTAGTACTCTTCTTCCTAGTCTCCAGAATATTTCCTCTTTAGTTATGTAAGGCTTTTGCATTGCTAATATCCTGTTTTACAGTATCATGTTAAGCCTATCTGTTTcatcttaatattgaatactatgtatgtatgcatacgGCTCGCGCCGTTTGTATTCCCTTTCGTCTATCTTTGGCTTCATCCCTGTTACTCCACACGTCCGtgtctgtctcccccccccccccccccctctctctctctctctctctcaataaaaaaaaataaaaacaaataaataacaattcttACTTTACGTACTACATGTAGAGGCAATCTTTCTAATTCTGTAACACAGCTGCATTCgttgtacatttacaatgttattttacaaaaatccataTGAACTTTTTTCTACAtcatcaggggcgtagcgtgatctggaccttgggggtggggggagagggtcgaatatgaaccaagtggacctttttctattttgtttttgcaccaccagaaactccatatgtataaacctgtatgttttagttctgaaagcggaccatttgcttcagcgggggggggggggggggggggggtcgttcgaacccccctagcctacgcccctgatcATGAGCTCGGTCAAAACCCCATACTTCACAACCATAATTTCACACACTAGATATATAAGTATAAAAACCATGTAACTGTGTTTCCTTATTAAGTGTTAGATTATTATACAGTCTCAGGATATGACccgttatttttatgtaatatgtAGTTGTAATGGTGTACTCGTTCAGATGCCTGCAACCACAATTAAACTGCGTGGCGTTTGTGTCTGCTAGTTACGCGTGTAAGTTGCGCTTGACATTAATTAGTTTACTTGGCGAGTCGCTCACTCGGTACATCCCACGGCAGATGGCAGATTTCcacttaaataatttaaattgatgcacttgtaatatatatatatatatatatatatatataagccgTATTGTTTTAAAGTTGGAAGTTTTAACACTGTGACACTATCAATAACTACAATTACATACGTCATCCGCTGAGCATAATAAATGGAGTTGTTTTATATgacatgtttatatttcataGACTACATATATGTACTTATTGCTCAACTCGAAAATGCAGGTTATGAACTCATATTGACATTGGTACACGTATGCATGATATTTCAGTAAAAAGGTTTTGTTCGCGTTACGAATGTTTTACCACCGAAACATGCGGAAAGTCTTTTCGAACACAAGTATTTACACAATCTGCATCAATGCTGATCGTCTATAGTTGAATTCTGGGATATCCACTAGTGCCATCTTGCATCCAATGAATCCGTGTCCTATACACAGTAATACACGAATGACTACGGCTGGTGGCGTAAGTCACAAACTGTCACATGCCTTCAGTTTTTTCATTCGTCATCAGTCCATCATGTATGATTTGAAAGGCGGGGCCATGCCATATATAAAGTGAGTGCTGGCCGCCATGCCAGTAAACTATTCAGCTCGTGCTTTGACTGCTAGCGCACTGGATCATTAAGAGACGATACGTGGCAGTTAATGTCTAACCTGTTATGGTTTTTCTTTTATGGAAAAACAATCGACCATTATTTCCAACATAGCAGTGTATAATAGCTGCATCTCTACTACGACAAAGGACACGCTTGCAGAATAAATATCAGACATAGCACAATTAACACGCGAATGTTTCCATATTCGGACAAAACAGGACTTTTGAATGgaaacatattaatatttaatgtctCGTTGTGATTTGGCACACGGAACTGAACAAGACAAGTTTGATCAAATGTGTTCTACCCCTCATCGTTGACACCACTAATTCAGCGATAACAAGGGTCAAAGTGAGTATTTCAATATTCGGACACACGCCGATTGTGaatgaacatatatttaatatcctACGGTGTTCTAGCATATGTGACTGGAAAAACGGAACCTTGctaaacgatatatatatatatatatatatatatattgttttacttcCTCgttattttgaaaagaaaactcGTATTTTTTAAACCAGTAATGGGAGATTACGAAGAACACTGGGAATACAAAGTGTCTGTGGCTTTGTGGAAGTACCTGTCTCCGTGTCTGATGGTGGTCGGTCTGGTGGGTAACGTCTTAGCTATAATTGTTCTATCCAGGCCGTCgatgaaacaaacaacaacctcTTTGTATCTGAGATTTCTGGCGGCGTTCGACAGTCTCGTTCTCTACACTGGACTCATGCGTCAGTGGTTTATGCATCTCTTAGACTACGATATTCGGGAACACAATTCTGTTGCCTGCAAGATTCACACGTGGGTGGTCTACTGGGCAACGTACACTTCGGCGTGGCTGTTGGTGTCGGTCACCTTAGAGCGATGCGTCTCCGTGTGGTTTCCCCACAAGGTGAAGCTCATATTCACGAAACGCAAAACGTACATAATTATTGTTACCGTAATCGTCTTCATGGCCGGTTTGAGCGCGCACTACCTTTTTGGACGTGGGTTTAATATTGAAACAGAAGATAACGAGACGATTGTCGATCTTTGTGACAATATTTCTGAGAATTATAATTATTTCGAACTGGAAATTTGGCCGTGGATTGATTATAGCATATACAGTGTTATCCCGTCGTCAATTCTTGCCGTGTGTAATATCTCCATCATCTACAGAGTTGTATCTAGTAGCCGGCATGGTCTCcagaatgaaaatgaaaatactaTTCAGAACAGATCTGTTTCATCTCGTAAAAGCCAGGCATCGTCTTTGACCGCCATGTTACTAATCACTAGTACAACCTACGTTATCTGCACAACTCCgttctgtatatatgttatttttacaaatatatttcgtCAAGATCTTTCAGTTGAAGTTGATGAGCTTGTATGGGCATCGGTCAACATGATCCAGTACATAAACAACtgtgtcaattttattttatattgcgCCAGTGGAAGACGTTTTCGAGATGAACTGAGGAACTTATGTTGCCTTACAATTAATGACTTCCACCTCAAAGGGAATTTTCGGAAAAAAATCAATCCcgatttttcatttttcaaatatttttgatgGAAAATCTTTATTCAGGTTTTGAAAAGATACCCTTTTTGGGGAACAATCCTATTTTTCGGGCTTTTGAGTTTTGGCTTTTAAATTTTCCCtaatgaaattttctattaaaaa encodes:
- the LOC121379109 gene encoding nociceptin receptor-like, encoding MGDYEEHWEYKVSVALWKYLSPCLMVVGLVGNVLAIIVLSRPSMKQTTTSLYLRFLAAFDSLVLYTGLMRQWFMHLLDYDIREHNSVACKIHTWVVYWATYTSAWLLVSVTLERCVSVWFPHKVKLIFTKRKTYIIIVTVIVFMAGLSAHYLFGRGFNIETEDNETIVDLCDNISENYNYFELEIWPWIDYSIYSVIPSSILAVCNISIIYRVVSSSRHGLQNENENTIQNRSVSSRKSQASSLTAMLLITSTTYVICTTPFCIYVIFTNIFRQDLSVEVDELVWASVNMIQYINNCVNFILYCASGRRFRDELRNLCCLTINDFHLKGNFRKKINPDFSFFKYF